A stretch of the Medicago truncatula cultivar Jemalong A17 chromosome 5, MtrunA17r5.0-ANR, whole genome shotgun sequence genome encodes the following:
- the LOC11435370 gene encoding RNA-binding protein 48 isoform X2, giving the protein MPRYKDESPAVRVYTVCDESRYLIVRNVPALGCGNDLMQLFSTYGEVEECKPMDAEDCEQFTDVYWIKFHLFSNARFAKRKLDEFVFLGNRLQVSYAPHFESLSDTKDKLEGRRKEVLARLNPRRPKDTIASSSRPLITSNTSCQSEHLDPNQSQEFEVRSNNSNLPKRTVSSNEDYFSSHSMNQTVRVVRDKLDKIQSSGEHLQAGSTSKKARVDNRRRI; this is encoded by the exons ATGCCTCGTTACAAAGACGAATCACCGGCGGTTCGCGTCTACACCGTCTGCGATGAATCAAG atatttgatTGTGAGGAACGTTCCAGCATTAGGCTGTGGCAATGATTTGATGCAACTTTTTTCAACTTACGGAGAAGTTGAAGA GTGTAAGCCAATGGATGCAGAAGACTGTGAGCAATTCACCGATGTTTATTGGATCAAATTCCATCTTTTCAGCAATGCCag GTTTGCCAAAAGAAAATTAGATGAGTTTGTTTTCCTTGGAAACCGACTACAGGTTTCGTATGCTCCCCATTTTGAGAGTTTGTCTGATACAAAGGATAAGTTGGAGGGAAGACGAAAGGAGGTTTTAGCTCGATTGAACC CTAGAAGACCCAAAGATACTATAGCCTCAAGCTCCAGGCCCTTAATCACCTCAAACACTAGTTGCCAATCAGAACATTTAGATCCTAATCAAAG TCAAGAATTTGAAGTAAGGTCAAACAACAGTAATCTTCCAAAAAGAACGGTTTCCTCAAACGag GATTATTTTTCCTCCCATTCAATGAATCAAACAGTGAGGGTTGTCAGGGATAAGCTTGATAAG ATTCAATCCAGTGGTGAGCATCTACAAGCTGGATCAACATCAAAAAAAGCACGAGTTGATAATAGGAGGAGGATTTAA
- the LOC11435370 gene encoding RNA-binding protein 48 isoform X1, with amino-acid sequence MPRYKDESPAVRVYTVCDESRYLIVRNVPALGCGNDLMQLFSTYGEVEECKPMDAEDCEQFTDVYWIKFHLFSNARFAKRKLDEFVFLGNRLQVSYAPHFESLSDTKDKLEGRRKEVLARLNPRRPKDTIASSSRPLITSNTSCQSEHLDPNQSSQEFEVRSNNSNLPKRTVSSNEDYFSSHSMNQTVRVVRDKLDKIQSSGEHLQAGSTSKKARVDNRRRI; translated from the exons ATGCCTCGTTACAAAGACGAATCACCGGCGGTTCGCGTCTACACCGTCTGCGATGAATCAAG atatttgatTGTGAGGAACGTTCCAGCATTAGGCTGTGGCAATGATTTGATGCAACTTTTTTCAACTTACGGAGAAGTTGAAGA GTGTAAGCCAATGGATGCAGAAGACTGTGAGCAATTCACCGATGTTTATTGGATCAAATTCCATCTTTTCAGCAATGCCag GTTTGCCAAAAGAAAATTAGATGAGTTTGTTTTCCTTGGAAACCGACTACAGGTTTCGTATGCTCCCCATTTTGAGAGTTTGTCTGATACAAAGGATAAGTTGGAGGGAAGACGAAAGGAGGTTTTAGCTCGATTGAACC CTAGAAGACCCAAAGATACTATAGCCTCAAGCTCCAGGCCCTTAATCACCTCAAACACTAGTTGCCAATCAGAACATTTAGATCCTAATCAAAG TAGTCAAGAATTTGAAGTAAGGTCAAACAACAGTAATCTTCCAAAAAGAACGGTTTCCTCAAACGag GATTATTTTTCCTCCCATTCAATGAATCAAACAGTGAGGGTTGTCAGGGATAAGCTTGATAAG ATTCAATCCAGTGGTGAGCATCTACAAGCTGGATCAACATCAAAAAAAGCACGAGTTGATAATAGGAGGAGGATTTAA
- the LOC112422162 gene encoding uncharacterized protein: MNDWNEQSDHIRDQDEEDDDIFQQAILVSALVGEYAINHLCKEPCRTSELTGHSWVQEILQGNPTRCYEMFRMEKHVFNLLCTKLVKLGLKSSNRTTVEEMVAMFLVVVGHGVGNRMIQERFQHSGETVSRYFHRVLHVVLKLSIKYIKPEDPTFHDCHSKIKNDQRYWPFFKNAIGAIDGTHVSCVVSGSEQTRFIGRKGYPTQNVMAVCDWNMCFTFVFAGWEGTAHDARVFDQALTNANLNFPHPPPGKYYLVDSGYPTPIGYIGPYRHERYHLPEFRRSNGFANHNEVFNYYHSSLRCTIERTFGVWKNRFAILRRMPNFKFETQVQIVVATMAIHNFIRRKPEIDIDFNVYEDESTIIHHDDSSSNLDQSHVLNVVSSSEMDRVRNIIRNEIIEHRQNN, translated from the exons ATGAACGATTGGAATGAGCAATCAGACCACATTAGAGatcaagatgaagaagatgatgacaTTTTCCAACAAGCTATTTTAGTGTCTGCACTAGTTGGTGAGTATGCAATAAACCATTTATGCAAAGAACCTTGTAGAACTAGTGAGCTAACAGGTCATTCTTGGGTTCAAGAAATATTGCAAGGTAATCCGACTCGTTGTTATGAGATGTTTCGAATGGAAAAACATGTATTTAATCTATTGTGCACTAAATTAGTTAAGCTTGGTTTAAAGTCATCTAATCGAACGACGGTTGAAGAAATGGTTGCAATGTTTTTAGTTGTTGTTGGCCACGGGGTAGGTAATAGAATGATTCAAGAAAGGTTTCAACACTCGGGTGAGACTGTTAGTAGATATTTTCATCGAGTACTTCATGTCGTCCTTAAGTTGTCTATCAAATATATTAAACCCGAAGATCCTACGTTTCATGATTGtcattccaaaataaaaaatgatcaaCGATACTGGCCCTTTTTTAAGAATGCTATAGGAGCAATTGATGGTACACATGTGTCATGCGTAGTTAGTGGCAGTGAGCAAACAAGGTTTATTGGAAGAAAGGGATATCCTACACAAAATGTAATGGCCGTATGTGATTGGAATATGTGTTTCACTTTTGTATTTGCTGGTTGGGAAGGTACTGCTCATGATGCTCGTGTTTTTGACCAAGCTTTAACAAATGCAAATCTTAATTTTCCACACCCTCCGCCAG gtAAGTATTATTTGGTAGATTCTGGCTATCCAACACCAATAGGGTACATTGGTCCATACAGACATGAACGGTATCATCTTCCTGAATTTAGGCGTTCTAACGGGTTTGCAAATCATAATGaagtatttaattattatcacTCAAGTTTAAGGTGCACAATAGAAAGAACTTTTGGGGTATGGAAGAACAGATTTGCAATCCTACGTCGCATGCCTAACTTTAAATTTGAGACACAAGTTCAAATAGTTGTCGCAACAATGGCTATACACAACTTTATCCGAAGGAAGCCAgaaattgatattgattttaatgtttatgAAGATGAAAGCACGATCATTCACCATGATGATAGCTCATCTAACTTGGATCAATCCCATGTTTTAAATGTAGTTTCGTCGTCAGAGATGGATCGCGTTCGAAACATAATCCGCAATGAAATTATTGAGCACAGgcaaaataattag
- the LOC11442116 gene encoding zinc finger protein 830 → MDAQAKKKALFRAKLNAQKKDKRIDSPLVRYNEFDQPVCRVCDVVLKSESLWDAHQVSRKHREAITNLKANAAGLTKQSNAKPDIPKAKPEQPSGSQFKIPKSPQEVPKPQSSSVLPPDFFDNNDAKKTRSEKDSVHLVDSDLGRNMGASAQSSVSNSKEKDHFHGNNNPTQSKVNQATVETKQTSVKTIDAEIKQGKGALPEGFFDNKEADLRARGIKLVKPDVKDEYKEFEKLIQEDLQEVDDRMEEEEIDAAEMIEEAESVEQRNLKEKVEMLKRKRLELKASKAKLSKSSGVVTKEARHEDSSSDDESGENFAVDWRAQHL, encoded by the exons atGGATGCGCAGGCAAAGAAAAAAGCATTGTTTCGTGCCAAATTGAACGCCCAGAAGAAGGACAAACGCATAGATTCTCCCCTTGTTAG GTATAATGAATTTGATCAGCCTGTTTGCCGAGTTTGTGATGTTGTTTTGAAGTCCGAGTCCTTGTGGGATGCACATCAAGTTTCTCGAAAGCATCGTGAG GCAATAACTAATCTTAAAGCTAATGCTGCTGGGTTAACTAAGCAAAGCAATGCAAAACCTGATATTCCCAAGGCTAAACCCGAGCAGCCTTCGGGCTCACAGTTCAAAATTCCCAAGAGTCCACAAGAAGTGCCTAAACCTCAGTCGTCATCAGTTCTTCCACCAGATTTTTTTGACAACAATGATGCAAAGAAGACAAGATCTG AAAAGGACTCTGTCCATTTAGTGGACTCAGATTTAGGTAGAAACATGGGGGCTTCTGCTCAAAGTTCGGTGTCAAACTCAAAAGAGAAAGATCACTTCCACGGAAATAATAATCCTACACAGTCAAAGGTTAATCAAGCAACAGTGGAGACTAAGCAGACATCAGTCAAGACTATAGATGCAGAGATCAAGCAAGGAAAAGGAGCTCTGCCTGAAGGCTTTTTTGATAATAAAGAGGCTGATTTGCGGGCACGTGGCATTAAGCTCGTTAAGCCAGATGTCAA GGACGAGTACAAGGAATTTGAGAAGTTGATTCAAGAAGACTTGCAGGAGGTGGATGATCggatggaagaagaagag ATTGATGCTGCAGAAATGATAGAAGAAGCTGAATCTGTTGAGCAAAG GAACTTAAAGGAGAAAGTGGAAATGTTGAAAAGGAAGAGATTGGAGCTAAAGGCTTCTAAAGCAAAGCTTAGTAAATCTTCCGGGGTTGTAACCAAGGAAGCCAGACATGAAGATTCATCCAGTGATGATGAAAGTGGTGAGAACTTTGCTGTGGACTGGAGGGCACAACACTTGTGA